The following coding sequences are from one Triticum aestivum cultivar Chinese Spring chromosome 5A, IWGSC CS RefSeq v2.1, whole genome shotgun sequence window:
- the LOC123103068 gene encoding probable calcium-transporting ATPase 9, plasma membrane-type isoform X2, with product MGHLYSYATIVYLGTGVVCTRPEKIRVALYVQQAAITFIGGAKKNEYQLTDYIIKAGFSINPEELASITSKHDLKALKMHGGVDGISKKVRTTFDRGVCATDLDTRQSIYGVNRYAEKPSRSFWMFVWDALQDTTLIILMVCALLSVVVGLASEGWPKGMYDGLGIILSILLVVMVTAASDYKQSLQFKELDNEKKNIFIHVTRDGGRQKISIFDLVVGDIVHLSIGDQVPADGLFIHGYSLLIDESSLSGESEPVYTSQDKPFILAGTKVQDGSAKMIVTAVGMRTEWGRLMSTLSEGGEDETPLQVKLNGVATIIGKIGLVFATLTFVVLMTRFLIDKGLTVGLSNWYSTDALTIVNYFATAVTIIVVAVPEGLPLAVTLSLAFAMKKLMNDKALVRHLAACETMGSAGTICTDKTGTLTTNHMVVDKIWIAEVSKSVTSNSSLEELNSAISSSAWSLLLQGIFENTSAEVVKGNDDKQTVLGTPTEIAIFEYGLSLQGYRDAEDRSCTKVKVEPFNSVKKKMAVLVSLPGGGHRWFCKGASEIIVEMCDKVIDQDGDVIPLSDDRRKNITDTINSFASDALRTLCLAFKDVDEFDENADSPPNGFTLIIIFGIKDPVRPGVKEAVQSCITAGIIVRMVTGDNINTAKAIAKECGILTDDGIAIEGPDFRNKSPEEMRDLIPKIQVMARSLPLDKHLLVTNLRGMFQEVVAVTGDGTNDAPALHEADIGLAMGIAGTEVAKESADVIVLDDNFTTIINVARWGRAVYINIQKFVQFQLTVNIVALVINFVSACITGSAPLTAVQLLWVNMIMDTLGALALATEPPNDEMMKRPPTGRGESFITKVMWRNIIGQSIYQLVVLGVLMFAGENLLNIKGPDSKTVLNTLIFNSFVFCQVFNEVNSREMEKINIFRGLIGNWVFLGVISVTVVFQVVIIEFLGTFASTVPLSWQFWLVSVGLGSISLIIGAILKCIPVKSGEISGSPNGYKPLANGPDDI from the exons ATGGGGCATCTGTATTCATATGCCACCATTGTATACTTAGGAACAGGGGTAGTATGTACTAGGCCG GAAAAAATTCGGGTTGCCCTCTATGTGCAGCAGGCTGCAATCACTTTCATTGGTG GCGCCAAGAAGAATGAGTACCAGCTAACAGATTATATAATCAAAGCTGGGTTTTCCATCAATCCCGAAGAACTGGCATCAATAACAAGCAAGCATGACTTGAAAGCTTTAAAGATGCATGGTGGGGTAGATGGGATATCCAAAAAAGTTCGCACAACATTCGACCGTGGTGTATGTGCTACTGACTTGGATACAAGACAAAGCATATATGGTGTCAATCGCTACGCTGAAAAGCCTTCAAGAAGTTTCTGGATGTTTGTTTGGGATGCATTGCAAGACACGACTCTTATCATTCTGATGGTATGTGCTTTGTTATCTGTTGTAGTTGGCCTGGCATCTGAAGGTTGGCCCAAGGGCATGTATGATGGCTTGGGGATAATACTCAGCATTCTCTTAGTTGTGATGGTTACTGCTGCCAGTGACTATAAGCAATCGCTCCAGTTTAAGGAGCTAGATAATGAAAAGaaaaacatatttatccatgtaaccAGAGATGGCGGTCGACAGAAGATCTCGATATTTGACTTGGTAGTTGGTGATATTGTGCATTTATCAATTGGGGACCAAGTGCCTGCTGATGGACTGTTTATACATGGGTACTCCCTTCTGATTGATGAATCCAGCTTATCAGGTGAGAGTGAGCCAGTGTATACTTCTCAAGATAAACCATTCATATTGGCAGGAACTAAAGTGCAAGATGGTTCTGCTAAGATGATAGTAACAGCTGTCGGTATGCGCACTGAATGGGGAAGGCTGATGAGCACTTTGAGTGAGGGAGGAGAGGATGAGACACCATTGCAGGTTAAGCTAAATGGAGTTGCGACCATCATAGGAAAGATTGGCCTGGTATTTGCCACATTAACATTTGTAGTCCTGATGACTAGATTCCTTATTGACAAAGGTTTGACAGTTGGTTTGTCCAACTGGTATTCAACTGATGCCTTGACTATAGTGAACTACTTTGCAACAGCGGTCACTATTATTGTTGTTGCTGTTCCCGAAGGGTTGCCGTTGGCTGTTACTTTGAGCCTTGCATTTGCAATGAAGAAGCTAATGAATGACAAAGCGCTTGTTAGACACCTTGCAGCATGTGAAACAATGGGATCTGCTGGTACCATATGCACAGACAAGACAGGAACTTTGACTACTAACCATATGGTGGTTGACAAAATCTGGATAGCCGAGGTTTCAAAGTCGGTTACAAGTAACAGTAGTTTGGAAGAACTGAATTCTGCGATTTCTTCAAGCGCATGGAGCCTACTTTTGCAGGGCATTTTTGAGAACACTAGTGCAGAGGTTGTCAAAGGAAATGATGATAAACAAACTGTTTTGGGCACTCCAACAGAAATAGCAATATTTGAATATGGCTTGAGCTTGCAAGGATATCGTGATGCTGAGGATAGGAGCTGCACCAAGGTTAAGGTTGAGCCTTTCAATTCGGTCAAGAAGAAGATGGCAGTATTGGTTTCTTTACCTGGTGGGGGACACCGTTGGTTTTGCAAAGGTGCATCAGAAATTATTGTTGAGATGTGTGACAAAGTGATTGATCAAGATGGAGATGTTATTCCCTTATCAGACGATCGGAGAAAGAACATCACGGATACTATCAACTCATTTGCTTCAGATGCTTTAAGGACATTGTGCTTAGCATTTAAGGATGTGGATGAATTTGATGAGAATGCAGATAGCCCTCCTAATGGTTttactctgataatcatatttGGCATTAAGGATCCTGTGCGCCCTGGAGTGAAGGAAGCTGTTCAGAGCTGCATAACTGCTGGCATCATTGTGAGAATGGTGACTGGTGATAATATCAATACAGCTAAAGCTATTGCCAAAGAATGTGGCATATTGACTGATGATGGCATAGCAATAGAAGGACCAGATTTTCGTAACAAAAGCCCAGAAGAAATGAGGGACTTGATACCTAAGATTCAG GTCATGGCCCGTTCGTTACCATTGGACAAACATTTGCTCGTGACAAACTTGAGAGGTATGTTCCAAGAGGTGGTTGCTGTGACAGGTGATGGTACAAATGATGCTCCTGCATTACACGAAGCAGATATTGGGCTTGCTATGGGCATTGCAGGCACAGAG GTTGCGAAGGAGAGTGCTGATGTCATAGTACTTGACGACAACTTCACAACTATAATAAACGTCGCAAGGTGGGGTCGTGCGGTTTACATAAACATCCAGAAGTTCGTGCAGTTTCAGTTGACCGTGAACATTGttgctttggtgatcaactttgTCTCAGCGTGCATCACAG GGAGTGCTCCTCTCACTGCTGTGCAGCTGCTGTGGGTGAACATGATTATGGACACATTAGGGGCTTTAGCTCTGGCAACTGAGCCTCCAAATGATGAAATGATGAAGAGGCCGCCTACTGGGCGAGGGGAAAGCTTCATCACCAAGGTCATGTGGAGAAACATCATTGGGCAAAGTATATACCAGCTGGTTGTGCTTGGCGTTCTCATGTTCGCCGGGGAAAATCTTCTGAACATCAAGGGCCCAGATTCCAAGACCGTTCTCAACACGCTTATATTCAACTCCTTTGTGTTTTGCCAG GTATTCAACGAAGTGAACAGCAGGGAAATGGAGAAGATCAACATTTTCCGCGGTCTCATTGGCAATTGGGTCTTCCTCGGGGTAATAAGCGTGACGGTGGTATTCCAGGTGGTGATCATCGAGTTTCTGGGCACTTTTGCAAGTACTGTTCCACTCAGCTGGCAATTCTGGTTGGTGAGCGTGGGTCTTGGATCCATCAGCTTGATTATTGGAGCTATCTTGAAGTGCATTCCGGTTAAATCGGGTGAGATCTCTGGAAGTCCGAATGGTTACAAGCCGCTCGCCAACGGCCCTGATGACATATAG
- the LOC123103068 gene encoding probable calcium-transporting ATPase 8, plasma membrane-type isoform X1, with product MEQYLLDNFDLPAKNPSEEAQRRWRSAVGSLVVKNRRRRFRHVPDLDQRHQDHAKRRSVQEKIRVALYVQQAAITFIGGAKKNEYQLTDYIIKAGFSINPEELASITSKHDLKALKMHGGVDGISKKVRTTFDRGVCATDLDTRQSIYGVNRYAEKPSRSFWMFVWDALQDTTLIILMVCALLSVVVGLASEGWPKGMYDGLGIILSILLVVMVTAASDYKQSLQFKELDNEKKNIFIHVTRDGGRQKISIFDLVVGDIVHLSIGDQVPADGLFIHGYSLLIDESSLSGESEPVYTSQDKPFILAGTKVQDGSAKMIVTAVGMRTEWGRLMSTLSEGGEDETPLQVKLNGVATIIGKIGLVFATLTFVVLMTRFLIDKGLTVGLSNWYSTDALTIVNYFATAVTIIVVAVPEGLPLAVTLSLAFAMKKLMNDKALVRHLAACETMGSAGTICTDKTGTLTTNHMVVDKIWIAEVSKSVTSNSSLEELNSAISSSAWSLLLQGIFENTSAEVVKGNDDKQTVLGTPTEIAIFEYGLSLQGYRDAEDRSCTKVKVEPFNSVKKKMAVLVSLPGGGHRWFCKGASEIIVEMCDKVIDQDGDVIPLSDDRRKNITDTINSFASDALRTLCLAFKDVDEFDENADSPPNGFTLIIIFGIKDPVRPGVKEAVQSCITAGIIVRMVTGDNINTAKAIAKECGILTDDGIAIEGPDFRNKSPEEMRDLIPKIQVMARSLPLDKHLLVTNLRGMFQEVVAVTGDGTNDAPALHEADIGLAMGIAGTEVAKESADVIVLDDNFTTIINVARWGRAVYINIQKFVQFQLTVNIVALVINFVSACITGSAPLTAVQLLWVNMIMDTLGALALATEPPNDEMMKRPPTGRGESFITKVMWRNIIGQSIYQLVVLGVLMFAGENLLNIKGPDSKTVLNTLIFNSFVFCQVFNEVNSREMEKINIFRGLIGNWVFLGVISVTVVFQVVIIEFLGTFASTVPLSWQFWLVSVGLGSISLIIGAILKCIPVKSGEISGSPNGYKPLANGPDDI from the exons ATGGAGCAGTACCTGCTGGACAACTTCGACCTGCCGGCCAAGAACCCCTCCGAGGAGGCGCAGCGGCGGTGGCGCTCCGCCGTCGGGAGTCTCGTCGTCAagaaccgccgccgccgcttccgccacGTGCCCGACCTCGACCAGCGTCACCAGGACCACGCCAAGCGCCGCTCCGTCCAG GAAAAAATTCGGGTTGCCCTCTATGTGCAGCAGGCTGCAATCACTTTCATTGGTG GCGCCAAGAAGAATGAGTACCAGCTAACAGATTATATAATCAAAGCTGGGTTTTCCATCAATCCCGAAGAACTGGCATCAATAACAAGCAAGCATGACTTGAAAGCTTTAAAGATGCATGGTGGGGTAGATGGGATATCCAAAAAAGTTCGCACAACATTCGACCGTGGTGTATGTGCTACTGACTTGGATACAAGACAAAGCATATATGGTGTCAATCGCTACGCTGAAAAGCCTTCAAGAAGTTTCTGGATGTTTGTTTGGGATGCATTGCAAGACACGACTCTTATCATTCTGATGGTATGTGCTTTGTTATCTGTTGTAGTTGGCCTGGCATCTGAAGGTTGGCCCAAGGGCATGTATGATGGCTTGGGGATAATACTCAGCATTCTCTTAGTTGTGATGGTTACTGCTGCCAGTGACTATAAGCAATCGCTCCAGTTTAAGGAGCTAGATAATGAAAAGaaaaacatatttatccatgtaaccAGAGATGGCGGTCGACAGAAGATCTCGATATTTGACTTGGTAGTTGGTGATATTGTGCATTTATCAATTGGGGACCAAGTGCCTGCTGATGGACTGTTTATACATGGGTACTCCCTTCTGATTGATGAATCCAGCTTATCAGGTGAGAGTGAGCCAGTGTATACTTCTCAAGATAAACCATTCATATTGGCAGGAACTAAAGTGCAAGATGGTTCTGCTAAGATGATAGTAACAGCTGTCGGTATGCGCACTGAATGGGGAAGGCTGATGAGCACTTTGAGTGAGGGAGGAGAGGATGAGACACCATTGCAGGTTAAGCTAAATGGAGTTGCGACCATCATAGGAAAGATTGGCCTGGTATTTGCCACATTAACATTTGTAGTCCTGATGACTAGATTCCTTATTGACAAAGGTTTGACAGTTGGTTTGTCCAACTGGTATTCAACTGATGCCTTGACTATAGTGAACTACTTTGCAACAGCGGTCACTATTATTGTTGTTGCTGTTCCCGAAGGGTTGCCGTTGGCTGTTACTTTGAGCCTTGCATTTGCAATGAAGAAGCTAATGAATGACAAAGCGCTTGTTAGACACCTTGCAGCATGTGAAACAATGGGATCTGCTGGTACCATATGCACAGACAAGACAGGAACTTTGACTACTAACCATATGGTGGTTGACAAAATCTGGATAGCCGAGGTTTCAAAGTCGGTTACAAGTAACAGTAGTTTGGAAGAACTGAATTCTGCGATTTCTTCAAGCGCATGGAGCCTACTTTTGCAGGGCATTTTTGAGAACACTAGTGCAGAGGTTGTCAAAGGAAATGATGATAAACAAACTGTTTTGGGCACTCCAACAGAAATAGCAATATTTGAATATGGCTTGAGCTTGCAAGGATATCGTGATGCTGAGGATAGGAGCTGCACCAAGGTTAAGGTTGAGCCTTTCAATTCGGTCAAGAAGAAGATGGCAGTATTGGTTTCTTTACCTGGTGGGGGACACCGTTGGTTTTGCAAAGGTGCATCAGAAATTATTGTTGAGATGTGTGACAAAGTGATTGATCAAGATGGAGATGTTATTCCCTTATCAGACGATCGGAGAAAGAACATCACGGATACTATCAACTCATTTGCTTCAGATGCTTTAAGGACATTGTGCTTAGCATTTAAGGATGTGGATGAATTTGATGAGAATGCAGATAGCCCTCCTAATGGTTttactctgataatcatatttGGCATTAAGGATCCTGTGCGCCCTGGAGTGAAGGAAGCTGTTCAGAGCTGCATAACTGCTGGCATCATTGTGAGAATGGTGACTGGTGATAATATCAATACAGCTAAAGCTATTGCCAAAGAATGTGGCATATTGACTGATGATGGCATAGCAATAGAAGGACCAGATTTTCGTAACAAAAGCCCAGAAGAAATGAGGGACTTGATACCTAAGATTCAG GTCATGGCCCGTTCGTTACCATTGGACAAACATTTGCTCGTGACAAACTTGAGAGGTATGTTCCAAGAGGTGGTTGCTGTGACAGGTGATGGTACAAATGATGCTCCTGCATTACACGAAGCAGATATTGGGCTTGCTATGGGCATTGCAGGCACAGAG GTTGCGAAGGAGAGTGCTGATGTCATAGTACTTGACGACAACTTCACAACTATAATAAACGTCGCAAGGTGGGGTCGTGCGGTTTACATAAACATCCAGAAGTTCGTGCAGTTTCAGTTGACCGTGAACATTGttgctttggtgatcaactttgTCTCAGCGTGCATCACAG GGAGTGCTCCTCTCACTGCTGTGCAGCTGCTGTGGGTGAACATGATTATGGACACATTAGGGGCTTTAGCTCTGGCAACTGAGCCTCCAAATGATGAAATGATGAAGAGGCCGCCTACTGGGCGAGGGGAAAGCTTCATCACCAAGGTCATGTGGAGAAACATCATTGGGCAAAGTATATACCAGCTGGTTGTGCTTGGCGTTCTCATGTTCGCCGGGGAAAATCTTCTGAACATCAAGGGCCCAGATTCCAAGACCGTTCTCAACACGCTTATATTCAACTCCTTTGTGTTTTGCCAG GTATTCAACGAAGTGAACAGCAGGGAAATGGAGAAGATCAACATTTTCCGCGGTCTCATTGGCAATTGGGTCTTCCTCGGGGTAATAAGCGTGACGGTGGTATTCCAGGTGGTGATCATCGAGTTTCTGGGCACTTTTGCAAGTACTGTTCCACTCAGCTGGCAATTCTGGTTGGTGAGCGTGGGTCTTGGATCCATCAGCTTGATTATTGGAGCTATCTTGAAGTGCATTCCGGTTAAATCGGGTGAGATCTCTGGAAGTCCGAATGGTTACAAGCCGCTCGCCAACGGCCCTGATGACATATAG